Proteins encoded by one window of Dryocola sp. LX212:
- a CDS encoding prepilin peptidase-dependent protein encodes MNRKQSGFSLVEVLIVMTIIVALSAGGLYGWQQWQQQQRLWITVQQVRNLLERLRSDASWHNQDRLLALSQTGAEWCLGLAGPQSGCGSAGQWQLRQPFADVRIAEMTAGLGFYGLRNTAWPGHITLSSPAGTWQVIVSAWGRIRICATDEATRCL; translated from the coding sequence ATGAACAGAAAGCAAAGTGGTTTTAGCCTGGTAGAAGTGCTGATCGTGATGACCATCATTGTGGCATTAAGCGCGGGTGGGCTGTACGGCTGGCAGCAATGGCAGCAGCAGCAGCGGCTATGGATAACAGTTCAACAGGTACGAAACCTGCTTGAGCGGCTGCGCAGTGACGCCAGCTGGCATAACCAGGATCGGCTACTGGCGTTGAGCCAGACGGGGGCGGAATGGTGTCTGGGTCTCGCCGGGCCGCAATCTGGATGCGGGAGCGCCGGACAATGGCAGCTCAGGCAGCCATTTGCCGATGTCCGTATCGCTGAAATGACCGCCGGGCTGGGTTTTTACGGGCTTCGTAATACGGCCTGGCCTGGACATATCACCCTTAGCAGCCCTGCCGGTACGTGGCAGGTCATCGTCTCGGCATGGGGACGTATTCGAATCTGCGCTACAGATGAGGCCACAAGATGCCTGTAA
- the thyA gene encoding thymidylate synthase produces the protein MQQYLDLMKKVLEEGTPKNDRTGTGTLSIFGHQMRFNLQEGFPLVTTKRCHLRSIIHELLWFLKGDTNVAYLHENNVSIWDEWADENGDLGPVYGKQWRSWATPDGRHVDQLTTVLNQLKNDPDSRRIIVSAWNVGELDKMALAPCHAFFQFYVADGKLSCQLYQRSCDIFLGLPFNIASYALLVHMMAQQCDLEVGDFVWTGGDTHLYSNHLEQTALQLTREPRPLPKLVIKRKPESLFDYRFEDFDIEGYDPHPAIKAPVAI, from the coding sequence ATGCAACAGTATCTTGATTTGATGAAAAAAGTGCTTGAAGAAGGCACCCCTAAAAATGACCGCACCGGCACCGGCACGCTGTCGATTTTCGGGCATCAGATGCGTTTTAACCTGCAGGAAGGTTTTCCGCTGGTCACCACTAAACGTTGTCATTTGCGCTCCATCATCCATGAACTGCTGTGGTTCTTAAAAGGTGACACCAACGTTGCTTATCTGCATGAAAATAACGTCTCTATCTGGGACGAATGGGCAGATGAGAACGGCGATCTCGGGCCGGTTTATGGTAAACAGTGGCGCTCATGGGCAACGCCTGATGGCCGTCACGTCGATCAGCTCACCACCGTGCTGAACCAGCTGAAAAACGACCCGGACTCACGCCGTATCATCGTTTCAGCCTGGAACGTTGGCGAACTGGATAAAATGGCGCTGGCGCCTTGCCATGCCTTCTTCCAGTTCTACGTGGCGGACGGCAAGCTCTCCTGCCAGCTCTACCAGCGCTCCTGCGATATCTTCCTTGGCCTGCCGTTTAACATCGCCAGCTATGCGCTGCTGGTGCACATGATGGCGCAGCAGTGTGACCTGGAAGTGGGGGATTTTGTCTGGACGGGCGGCGATACCCACCTGTACAGCAACCACCTGGAGCAGACTGCTCTGCAGCTGACCCGCGAACCGCGTCCGTTGCCGAAGCTGGTTATCAAGCGTAAGCCTGAATCCCTGTTTGACTACCGCTTCGAAGACTTCGACATTGAAGGCTACGATCCGCATCCGGCGATAAAAGCCCCTGTCGCCATTTAG
- the lgt gene encoding prolipoprotein diacylglyceryl transferase: MNSGYLHFPEFDPVIFSVGPVSLHWYGMMYLVGFVFAMWLAGRRANKPGSGWTKNEVENLLYAGFLGVFLGGRLGYVFFYNLPLFMADPLYLFKVWDGGMSFHGGLVGVICVMIWFARRTKRSFFQVSDFIAPLIPFGLGAGRLGNFINGELWGRVDPNFRWAMLFPGSRGEDIGLLVTHPEWQSLFNTYGVLPRHPSQLYELALEGIVLFIILNLYIRKPRPMGAVSGLFLIGYGAFRIIVEFFRQPDAQFTGEWVQYISMGQILSIPMIVAGVIMMVWAYRRRPQQQLS, encoded by the coding sequence ATGAATAGTGGCTATCTGCATTTCCCTGAATTTGACCCGGTGATTTTCTCCGTCGGGCCGGTTTCCCTGCACTGGTACGGGATGATGTACCTGGTTGGGTTCGTGTTTGCCATGTGGCTTGCCGGACGTCGCGCCAATAAACCAGGCAGCGGCTGGACCAAAAACGAAGTTGAAAACCTGCTCTATGCGGGCTTCCTGGGCGTGTTCCTCGGTGGTCGTCTGGGCTATGTCTTCTTCTACAACCTGCCACTCTTTATGGCCGATCCGCTTTACCTGTTTAAAGTCTGGGATGGCGGTATGTCGTTCCACGGCGGTCTGGTTGGGGTGATCTGCGTGATGATCTGGTTTGCGCGCCGCACGAAGCGCAGCTTCTTCCAGGTCTCTGATTTTATTGCGCCGCTGATACCATTTGGCCTGGGTGCAGGGCGCCTTGGTAACTTTATCAACGGCGAACTGTGGGGCCGGGTCGACCCGAACTTCCGCTGGGCAATGCTTTTCCCAGGCTCCCGCGGCGAAGATATCGGCCTGCTGGTAACGCACCCGGAATGGCAGTCGCTGTTCAATACCTACGGTGTCCTGCCGCGCCATCCTTCCCAGCTATATGAACTGGCGCTGGAAGGTATCGTTCTGTTTATCATCCTGAATCTGTACATCCGTAAGCCACGGCCAATGGGCGCGGTTTCTGGCCTGTTCCTCATCGGCTACGGCGCGTTCCGTATCATCGTAGAGTTCTTCCGCCAGCCGGATGCCCAGTTTACCGGGGAGTGGGTGCAGTACATCAGCATGGGGCAGATCCTCTCGATTCCGATGATCGTGGCCGGTGTTATCATGATGGTCTGGGCCTACCGTCGTCGCCCACAGCAGCAGCTTTCGTGA
- the ptsP gene encoding phosphoenolpyruvate--protein phosphotransferase, which yields MLTRLREIVEKVASAPRLNEALDILVTDICLAMDTEVCSVYLADHDRRCFYLMATKGLKKPRGRTITLAFDEGIVGLVGRLAEPINLADAQKHPSFKYVPAVKEERFRAFLGVPIIQRRQLLGVLVVQQREHRQYDESEESFLVTLATQMAAILSQSQLAALFGQYRQTRIRALPASPGVAIAEGWMDSTLPLMEQVSEASTLDTSLERERLTAALEEASNEFRRYSKRFAAGAQKETAAIFDLYSHLLTDARLRRELYGEVDKGSVAEWAVKKVVEKFAEQFASLSDTYLKERAGDLRTLGQRLLFHLDDTIQGPNTWPERFILVADELSAATLAELPQNRLVGVVVRDGAANSHAAIMVRALGIPTVMGADIQPSVLHRRTLVVDGYRGEILVDPEPILLQEYQRLISEENELSRIAEDDVDLPAALKSGERVQVMLNAGLSPEHEEKLGSRIDGIGLYRTEIPFMLQSGFPSEEEQVAQYQGMLQMFNEKPVTLRTLDVGADKQLPYMPISEENPCLGWRGIRITLDQPEIFLVQVRAMLRANAATGNLSILLPMITSLDEVDEARRLIDRAGREVEEVLGYPLPKPRIGVMVEVPSMVFMLGQLASRVDFISVGTNDLTQYLLAVDRNNTRVASLYDSLHPAMLRALRMIASEAKRYGIDLCLCGEMAGDPMCVVLLVGMGYRHLSMNGRSVARVKYLLRHITLEEAQMLAERSLEAQLATEVRHQVASFMERRGMGGLIRGGR from the coding sequence ATGCTCACCCGTTTGCGAGAAATAGTCGAAAAGGTTGCCAGCGCCCCGCGCCTCAATGAGGCGCTGGATATCCTGGTGACAGATATCTGCCTTGCGATGGATACCGAGGTATGCTCGGTTTATCTCGCAGATCATGACCGTCGCTGCTTCTATCTGATGGCAACGAAGGGGCTGAAAAAGCCTCGTGGGCGCACCATTACCCTCGCATTTGATGAAGGCATCGTTGGCCTTGTTGGGCGTCTTGCCGAACCTATCAACCTTGCGGATGCCCAAAAACACCCGAGCTTTAAATACGTGCCCGCGGTGAAAGAAGAGCGTTTTCGAGCTTTTCTTGGGGTGCCGATCATTCAGCGCCGCCAGCTGCTCGGCGTGCTTGTTGTTCAGCAGCGTGAACACCGTCAGTACGATGAAAGCGAGGAGTCCTTCCTCGTTACGCTAGCCACACAAATGGCAGCCATTCTCTCCCAGTCACAGCTTGCCGCTCTCTTCGGGCAATACCGCCAGACGCGTATTCGTGCCTTACCCGCATCACCCGGCGTTGCAATAGCCGAAGGCTGGATGGACTCTACGCTGCCCCTGATGGAGCAAGTATCCGAAGCCTCTACCCTCGATACCTCCCTTGAGCGCGAGCGTCTGACCGCCGCACTTGAAGAGGCTTCGAACGAATTCCGCCGCTACAGTAAACGCTTTGCGGCAGGCGCGCAGAAAGAAACCGCCGCCATCTTTGACCTTTACTCTCACCTGTTGACCGATGCCCGGCTGCGCCGTGAGTTATACGGCGAGGTCGATAAAGGCTCCGTGGCAGAATGGGCGGTTAAAAAGGTCGTTGAGAAATTTGCTGAACAGTTTGCCAGCCTGAGCGACACCTACCTTAAAGAGCGGGCAGGGGATTTACGCACGCTCGGCCAGCGGCTGCTGTTCCACCTTGATGACACCATCCAGGGGCCAAATACCTGGCCGGAACGCTTTATCCTGGTGGCCGACGAACTTTCCGCCGCCACGCTTGCCGAACTGCCGCAAAACCGTCTGGTCGGCGTTGTGGTGCGAGACGGTGCCGCAAACTCCCACGCCGCCATTATGGTCCGTGCGCTGGGTATTCCTACTGTCATGGGGGCGGATATTCAGCCCTCGGTGCTGCACCGCCGCACGTTGGTGGTGGACGGCTATCGCGGCGAAATTCTGGTCGATCCTGAGCCGATCCTGCTGCAGGAATACCAGCGGCTTATCAGCGAAGAAAATGAGCTGAGCCGCATTGCAGAAGACGATGTGGATCTTCCTGCTGCGCTGAAAAGCGGCGAACGGGTGCAGGTCATGCTCAACGCCGGACTGAGCCCGGAACACGAAGAAAAACTCGGCAGCCGCATTGACGGTATTGGGCTTTATCGCACTGAAATTCCTTTCATGCTGCAAAGTGGCTTCCCGTCAGAAGAGGAGCAGGTTGCTCAGTATCAGGGCATGCTGCAGATGTTCAACGAAAAGCCCGTCACGCTGCGTACGCTGGACGTGGGGGCGGACAAACAGCTGCCGTACATGCCGATCAGCGAAGAGAACCCGTGTCTGGGCTGGCGTGGTATTCGCATAACGCTCGACCAGCCGGAGATCTTCCTGGTGCAGGTTCGCGCCATGCTGCGCGCTAACGCCGCGACCGGTAACTTAAGTATCCTGCTGCCGATGATCACCAGCCTGGATGAGGTCGATGAAGCAAGACGCCTGATCGACCGTGCCGGGCGCGAGGTGGAAGAGGTGCTGGGCTATCCGCTGCCAAAACCTCGTATCGGCGTCATGGTCGAAGTCCCGTCCATGGTCTTTATGCTCGGCCAGCTTGCCAGCCGGGTCGATTTTATCTCCGTCGGCACCAATGACCTGACGCAGTATCTCCTCGCCGTCGACCGTAACAACACCCGTGTCGCCAGCCTGTACGACAGCCTGCACCCAGCTATGTTAAGAGCGCTAAGGATGATCGCCAGCGAAGCAAAAAGATACGGCATCGATCTGTGCCTGTGCGGTGAAATGGCCGGTGACCCTATGTGCGTGGTGCTGCTGGTGGGCATGGGGTATCGGCATCTCTCCATGAACGGACGCTCGGTTGCGCGTGTTAAATACCTTCTTCGCCATATCACTCTTGAAGAAGCGCAAATGCTGGCAGAGCGCAGCCTTGAAGCGCAGCTGGCAACGGAAGTTCGCCACCAGGTCGCCTCGTTTATGGAGCGGCGCGGCATGGGCGGTTTAATTCGCGGCGGGCGCTAG
- the rppH gene encoding RNA pyrophosphohydrolase: MIDDDGYRPNVGIVICNRQGQVMWARRFGQHSWQFPQGGINPGESPEQAMYRELFEEVGLQRKDVRILASTRNWLRYKLPKRLVRWDTKPVCIGQKQKWFLLQLISSDNDINMQTSSTPEFDGWRWVSYWYPVRQVVSFKRDVYRRVMKEFASVVMPLQEVTPPRNNAPAWRRKRG; encoded by the coding sequence GTGATCGATGATGATGGCTACCGCCCGAATGTTGGTATCGTAATTTGTAATCGGCAAGGGCAGGTGATGTGGGCCAGGCGTTTCGGCCAGCACTCCTGGCAGTTTCCGCAGGGTGGCATCAATCCTGGCGAATCTCCTGAGCAGGCAATGTACCGCGAGCTCTTTGAGGAAGTGGGGCTGCAGCGCAAAGATGTGCGCATTCTCGCCTCGACCCGCAACTGGCTGCGTTACAAGTTACCGAAACGTTTGGTGCGTTGGGACACAAAGCCGGTATGTATCGGCCAGAAACAAAAATGGTTCCTTTTGCAGTTGATAAGCTCTGATAACGACATCAATATGCAAACCAGCAGCACCCCGGAGTTTGACGGCTGGCGTTGGGTCAGTTACTGGTATCCCGTGCGTCAGGTTGTCTCCTTTAAGCGTGATGTTTATCGGCGGGTGATGAAAGAGTTTGCCAGTGTTGTTATGCCGCTGCAGGAAGTTACGCCACCCCGCAATAACGCGCCCGCATGGCGACGTAAAAGAGGTTAA
- the mutH gene encoding DNA mismatch repair endonuclease MutH, whose product MHSIRPLLQPPPDEQILLAQAQNLAGYSLGELAAIAGLPVPPDLKRDKGWIGILLELWLGASAGSKPEQDFSALGIELKTIPIDRLGRPLETTFVCVAPLTGNTGVVWETSHVRHKLRRVLWVPVEGERQIPLADRRVGSPLLWEPSPEEELQLRLDWEELMDLIVLGQVERITARHGEVLQLRPKAANSKALTEAIGADGSRILTLPRGFYLKKNFTAALLARHFHI is encoded by the coding sequence ATGCATTCGATCAGACCCCTCCTTCAGCCACCGCCTGACGAACAGATTTTGCTTGCTCAGGCTCAGAATCTGGCGGGCTATTCCCTTGGGGAACTGGCCGCCATCGCGGGCCTTCCTGTGCCACCCGATCTAAAACGAGATAAAGGCTGGATTGGAATTTTGCTGGAGCTGTGGCTGGGCGCCAGCGCAGGCAGCAAGCCGGAACAGGATTTTTCCGCCCTGGGAATAGAGCTGAAAACGATCCCGATCGATCGTCTGGGTCGTCCGCTGGAAACAACCTTCGTCTGCGTTGCGCCGCTTACGGGGAACACGGGCGTAGTCTGGGAAACCAGCCACGTGCGCCACAAGCTCAGGCGCGTGCTGTGGGTCCCCGTTGAAGGCGAGCGGCAAATTCCCCTGGCGGATCGCCGGGTCGGCTCACCGCTGCTGTGGGAGCCGTCGCCTGAAGAGGAGCTGCAGCTGAGGCTCGACTGGGAAGAGCTGATGGATTTGATCGTGCTGGGTCAGGTTGAGCGAATCACCGCTCGCCACGGTGAAGTGTTGCAACTGCGCCCGAAAGCGGCTAACAGCAAAGCGCTCACCGAAGCTATTGGCGCTGACGGCAGCCGCATACTCACGCTGCCACGTGGGTTTTATCTAAAAAAGAACTTCACCGCAGCCCTGCTGGCGCGCCATTTCCACATCTGA
- a CDS encoding TerC family protein, with protein sequence MFAWISDPNAWMALGTLTILEIVLGIDNIIFLSLVVAKLPKAQQQKARRLGLGAAMIMRLALLASIAWVIRLTAPLFTVMGNEISARDLILLLGGLFLIWKASKEIHESIEGEEEGIKTNVHSFFGAIVQIMLLDIIFSLDSVITAVGLSDHLFIMMAAVIIAVGVMMFAAGAIGDFVDRHPSVKMLALAFLLLVGFTLILESFDVHVPKGYIYFAMFFSIAVESLNLIRNKKNPL encoded by the coding sequence ATGTTTGCATGGATATCCGACCCCAATGCGTGGATGGCGTTAGGTACGCTAACGATTCTGGAAATCGTTTTGGGCATCGACAACATAATTTTCCTCTCTCTGGTTGTTGCAAAGCTCCCGAAAGCTCAGCAGCAGAAAGCCCGTCGCCTTGGCCTGGGCGCCGCCATGATTATGCGTCTGGCGCTGCTGGCTTCCATCGCGTGGGTGATTCGCTTAACCGCACCGCTGTTCACCGTGATGGGCAACGAGATTTCTGCCAGGGATCTGATTTTGCTGTTAGGAGGGCTGTTCCTAATCTGGAAGGCGAGCAAAGAGATCCACGAATCCATAGAAGGTGAAGAAGAAGGGATAAAAACTAACGTTCACTCCTTCTTCGGCGCCATCGTGCAGATTATGCTGCTGGATATCATTTTCAGCCTCGACTCAGTGATTACCGCCGTCGGCCTTTCAGATCATCTGTTTATCATGATGGCGGCGGTGATTATTGCCGTTGGGGTGATGATGTTCGCCGCCGGCGCGATCGGCGACTTTGTGGACAGACATCCGTCTGTGAAAATGCTGGCGCTGGCCTTCCTGCTGCTGGTGGGCTTCACGTTGATCCTCGAAAGCTTCGACGTTCACGTGCCGAAAGGCTATATCTATTTCGCTATGTTCTTCTCCATTGCGGTAGAAAGCCTGAATCTTATCCGCAACAAAAAGAATCCTCTCTGA
- a CDS encoding YgdI/YgdR family lipoprotein has translation MKKWAVVISAVGLAFAVSGCSSDYVMATKDGRMILTDGKPKVDDETGLVSYRDNQGNEMQINRDDVSQIIER, from the coding sequence ATGAAAAAATGGGCCGTTGTAATTTCCGCTGTGGGACTGGCCTTTGCCGTTTCCGGCTGCAGCAGCGACTATGTGATGGCGACCAAAGATGGCCGCATGATCCTGACCGACGGCAAACCGAAGGTTGATGACGAAACGGGTCTGGTGAGCTATCGCGACAACCAGGGCAACGAGATGCAAATCAACCGCGACGACGTGTCACAGATCATTGAACGCTAG
- a CDS encoding NADP(H)-dependent aldo-keto reductase, whose product MHYHRIPHSSLEISTLGLGTMTFGEQNSEADAHAQLDYAISQGVNLIDVAEMYPVPPRPETQGLTETYVGNWLKQSGNRDKLIVASKVSGPTRNNDAGIRPNQNLDRKNIRDALDASLKRLQTDYLDLYQVHWPQRATNCFGKLGYTWTDNAVPVTLLETLEALSEHQRAGKIRYIGVSNETPWGVMRYLQLAEKHDLPRIVTIQNPYSLVNRSFEVGLAEITQREGVELLAYSCLAFGTLTGKYLNGAKPAGARNTLFSRFTRYSGEQTNLAVAAYVDIAKRHNLDPAQMALAFVRRQPFVASTLLGATTMEQLKTNLESLHLDLSEDVLEEIEAVNRVYTYPAP is encoded by the coding sequence ATGCACTATCATCGTATCCCCCATAGCTCGCTCGAAATCAGCACCCTCGGGCTGGGAACCATGACATTTGGTGAACAAAACAGTGAAGCCGATGCCCACGCCCAGCTCGATTACGCCATTAGCCAGGGCGTTAACCTGATTGACGTCGCAGAGATGTATCCCGTCCCTCCACGCCCGGAAACCCAGGGTTTGACAGAAACCTACGTGGGAAACTGGCTTAAGCAAAGCGGCAATCGGGACAAACTTATTGTCGCCTCCAAAGTTAGCGGCCCGACTCGTAATAACGACGCCGGCATCCGCCCGAATCAAAATCTCGACCGCAAAAATATCCGCGACGCGCTGGATGCCAGCCTTAAGCGTCTGCAAACCGATTACCTCGATCTGTATCAGGTGCACTGGCCGCAGCGCGCTACCAACTGCTTCGGCAAGCTGGGGTATACCTGGACCGATAACGCGGTGCCGGTGACGCTTCTGGAAACGCTGGAGGCGCTGTCAGAACATCAGCGCGCCGGGAAAATCCGCTATATCGGCGTGTCGAACGAAACGCCGTGGGGCGTGATGCGCTATCTTCAGCTGGCAGAAAAGCATGACCTGCCACGCATCGTGACAATCCAGAATCCATACAGCCTGGTTAACCGCAGCTTTGAAGTGGGACTGGCAGAGATAACCCAGCGCGAAGGCGTTGAGCTGCTCGCCTATTCCTGCCTGGCGTTCGGGACGTTAACGGGGAAATATCTGAACGGCGCTAAACCAGCCGGCGCGCGTAATACCCTGTTCAGTCGCTTTACGCGCTACAGCGGCGAGCAAACCAACCTGGCAGTGGCCGCCTATGTGGATATCGCGAAACGCCACAATCTTGATCCGGCCCAGATGGCGCTGGCGTTCGTTCGCCGCCAGCCGTTCGTTGCCAGCACTCTGCTGGGCGCAACCACCATGGAACAGCTGAAAACCAACCTGGAGAGCCTGCATCTGGATCTGAGCGAAGATGTGCTTGAGGAGATTGAAGCGGTGAACCGGGTTTATACCTACCCGGCGCCTTAA
- the lplT gene encoding lysophospholipid transporter LplT has product MHDNALNDTSLWSKGMKAVTAAQFLSAFGDNALLFATLAVLKQQFYPDWSQPVLQMVFVGAYILFAPFVGQIADSFAKGRVMMFANSLKLVGAAVICFGLNPFVGYTLVGVGAAAYSPAKYGILGELTTGDRLVKANGIMESSTIAAILLGSMAGGVLADWRVIAALAVCVLVYAGAVVANFYIPKLAPARPGQSWRITPMTRSFFSACRTLWNNGETRFSLVGTSLFWGAGVTLRFLLVLWVPVALGIVDNATPTYLNAMVAVGIVVGAGAAAKLVTLETVARCMPAGILIGVGVLFFAMQHALLPAYGLLLLIGVLGGFFVVPLNALLQDRGKRSVGAGNAIAVQNLGENTAMLLMLGLYSLAVKTGASIIGIGIGFGVVFALAISALWIWQIRGRAAAR; this is encoded by the coding sequence ATGCATGATAACGCGCTAAACGATACCTCCCTGTGGTCAAAGGGGATGAAGGCGGTGACGGCGGCGCAGTTTTTGTCCGCCTTCGGCGATAACGCTTTGCTGTTCGCCACCCTTGCCGTACTTAAACAGCAGTTTTATCCCGACTGGAGCCAGCCGGTGCTGCAGATGGTGTTCGTTGGCGCATATATCCTCTTTGCCCCGTTCGTGGGCCAAATTGCGGACAGCTTCGCGAAGGGACGCGTGATGATGTTCGCCAACAGCCTGAAGCTGGTGGGGGCGGCGGTCATCTGCTTCGGCCTGAATCCTTTTGTGGGCTACACGCTGGTAGGCGTGGGCGCAGCGGCCTACTCGCCAGCTAAATACGGCATTCTGGGCGAGCTGACAACCGGCGATCGTCTGGTGAAGGCCAACGGCATCATGGAGTCTTCGACCATTGCGGCGATTTTGCTGGGGTCGATGGCGGGGGGCGTGCTTGCTGACTGGCGCGTCATAGCCGCGCTTGCTGTCTGCGTACTGGTTTATGCGGGGGCCGTTGTCGCTAACTTCTACATTCCTAAGCTTGCTCCGGCACGCCCCGGCCAGTCCTGGCGCATTACGCCAATGACCCGCAGCTTCTTCTCGGCCTGCCGCACGCTGTGGAATAACGGCGAAACGCGCTTCTCGCTGGTTGGCACCAGCCTATTCTGGGGCGCTGGGGTGACCCTGCGTTTTCTGCTGGTGCTGTGGGTGCCGGTTGCTTTGGGGATTGTGGATAATGCGACGCCAACCTATCTTAACGCAATGGTAGCCGTAGGGATTGTCGTTGGCGCAGGCGCAGCTGCGAAGCTGGTGACGCTGGAAACGGTGGCGCGCTGCATGCCCGCAGGCATACTTATCGGCGTGGGCGTTCTGTTCTTTGCAATGCAGCACGCGCTGCTGCCGGCTTACGGGTTACTTCTGCTGATTGGCGTTCTCGGCGGCTTCTTCGTGGTGCCGCTCAACGCGCTGCTCCAGGATCGCGGCAAGCGCAGCGTCGGAGCGGGTAACGCGATTGCGGTACAAAACCTGGGCGAGAACACCGCAATGCTGCTGATGCTCGGACTGTATTCGCTGGCGGTTAAAACCGGCGCGTCGATTATCGGCATCGGCATCGGTTTTGGCGTGGTGTTCGCGCTGGCGATTAGCGCACTGTGGATCTGGCAGATTCGGGGCAGGGCGGCAGCGCGTTAG